The genome window CTGAAGGTTAAGATGCCGGGTAGTGAGAACTACCGGGAGATCAAGGGCCTCTTGAGGGGCAATAGCCTTCACACCGTGTGCGAGGAGGCGCGCTGCCCGAACATCGGCGAGTGCTGGGACCGGCGCACGGCAACGTTCATGATCCTGGGCGATATCTGCACCCGCGCGTGCTCATACTGCGCGGTGGCGTCCGGGCTGCCCCAGGGGCTGGACCTGCAGGAGCCGGGCAGGCTGGCCGAGACGGTGGAGCGTATGGGGCTGAAGTACGCCGTCATCACGTCCGTGAACCGCGACGACCTGCCGGACGGCGGCGCGTTCATCTTCTCGCAGTGCATCAAGCAGGTCCGCAAGCGCCTTCCCGCCTGCAAGGTGGAGGTGCTGATACCGGACTTCCAGTACAACTACGACTCGCTTGCCGTTGTCATGGCCGCGAAGCCGGATACACTGAACCACAACATCGAGACTGTCCGCCGAATCTTCCACCGCGTACGGCCGAAGGGCGACTTCGACAAGTCGATAGAGCTGCTGGGCAAGGCGAAGACCATCGACAAGGACGCGGTCACGAAGTCCGGGATGATGGTGGGGCTTGGCGAGACGTGGGACGAGATAATAGAGAACATGCGCGCGTTGCGGTCTGTGGATGTGGACCTGCTGACGATAGGGCAGTACCTGCGACCGTCGGACAAGCATGTGGCGCTGGCGAAGTGGTACACGCCGCAGGAGTTTGCGGAGCTGAAGCAGGAGGGGCTGGCGCTCGGGTTCAAGCATGTGGCGTCGGGGCCGCTGGTGAGGAGCTCCTACCACGCGGA of SAR202 cluster bacterium contains these proteins:
- the lipA gene encoding lipoyl synthase, translating into MAERRLPEWLKVKMPGSENYREIKGLLRGNSLHTVCEEARCPNIGECWDRRTATFMILGDICTRACSYCAVASGLPQGLDLQEPGRLAETVERMGLKYAVITSVNRDDLPDGGAFIFSQCIKQVRKRLPACKVEVLIPDFQYNYDSLAVVMAAKPDTLNHNIETVRRIFHRVRPKGDFDKSIELLGKAKTIDKDAVTKSGMMVGLGETWDEIIENMRALRSVDVDLLTIGQYLRPSDKHVALAKWYTPQEFAELKQEGLALGFKHVASGPLVRSSYHADEQHSAAAAMQAAPV